One Campylobacter concisus DNA segment encodes these proteins:
- a CDS encoding PilZ domain-containing protein, with amino-acid sequence MEFKGRQELVENCEDCILGLRAKFIDEGIKFCRQLTLVVPHEQMKICLESIFDALLIQKPNATQIRDDLNSLIPKLNAKDELVNFLLLNLTLNFSHTCDDAVYVGYFVNAVSRMKEILYNTQDHQEATVKTMIDTGSFFYEDPINTFTRMKNAKVRPEFLNLYDGLNIKYEAEILEVKEDSVVFRVDMMQILAMKQDGKGFILPNSFFSKQLRADIIDYNIADKSVTLSNFSRTATMHANKRKFQRVLPNRFTKISLKGEQGELVGSLYDISEGGMSILSSQATNFKDGEELEANFDIMLSPDEVKNVSLKLRLVTELAYKGYIRYCMQLVDDDKTIKDFTQKRVKETLDELRSRINLYE; translated from the coding sequence TTTAAGAGCTAAATTTATAGATGAGGGCATCAAATTTTGCAGACAACTAACCCTTGTAGTGCCACACGAGCAGATGAAAATTTGCCTTGAGAGTATCTTTGATGCGCTACTCATCCAAAAGCCAAATGCCACACAAATTCGCGACGACTTAAACAGCCTAATACCAAAACTAAACGCAAAAGACGAGCTAGTAAATTTCTTACTCTTAAATTTGACACTAAATTTTAGTCACACCTGCGACGATGCAGTATATGTGGGCTATTTTGTAAATGCCGTCTCAAGGATGAAAGAAATTTTATATAACACGCAGGATCACCAAGAAGCCACGGTAAAAACGATGATCGATACTGGCTCATTTTTTTATGAAGATCCGATCAACACATTTACACGCATGAAAAATGCCAAAGTCCGCCCTGAGTTTTTAAATTTATATGACGGACTAAATATAAAATACGAAGCCGAAATTTTAGAGGTTAAAGAAGATAGTGTCGTTTTTCGCGTAGATATGATGCAAATTTTAGCCATGAAGCAAGATGGCAAGGGCTTTATCCTGCCAAACAGCTTCTTCTCAAAGCAACTTCGCGCCGACATCATCGACTACAATATCGCCGATAAAAGCGTCACCCTTTCAAATTTCTCACGCACAGCGACCATGCATGCAAACAAGAGAAAATTCCAGCGTGTCTTGCCAAACCGCTTTACCAAAATTTCTCTAAAAGGAGAGCAAGGCGAGCTTGTTGGTAGCCTTTATGACATCTCAGAGGGTGGCATGAGCATACTAAGCTCACAAGCTACAAATTTTAAAGACGGCGAAGAGTTGGAGGCAAATTTTGACATCATGCTCTCACCAGATGAAGTAAAAAACGTCTCTTTGAAACTAAGGCTAGTCACCGAGCTAGCATACAAGGGCTACATCAGATACTGCATGCAGCTAGTTGATGATGACAAAACGATAAAAGACTTCACACAAAAGCGCGTCAAAGAGACACTTGACGAGCTTCGCTCACGCATAAATTTATACGAATAA
- a CDS encoding ATP-binding protein: MKTIQENLKLFYIGLKDKEPFFYKNKDLTTHAAIIGMTGSGKTGLGITLLEEACIDNIPSIIIDPKGDITNLALTFPQMRVEDFLPYVDEAEAANKGQSVEEFAAAQAELWRNGIESSFQDLERVKILKDSASFNIYTPKSSAGIGVALLSDFACPNISDEEIFSNYINSLAASVLSLIGMSSEDMSSKEQLLISTIFESKFKEQKDVSIEELINFIANPPFKKIGVFDVDTFYPSSERLKLAMKINALIASPSFKGWTQGVRLEISKMLFDENGKAKCNIFTISHLNDAERMFFVTLLLNEIIAWMRGTEGTSSLRAILYMDEIFGFFPPNANPPSKTPMLTLLKQARAFGLGCVLSTQNPVDLDYKGLSNIGTWFIGRLQTAQDKARVIDGLSGIAGSSLDKASLENLISNLAKRNFLLKNINEDGLNVISTRWALSYLKGPLSREQISNLMKDKKENLSSQNVDKSEMKFSAKPIISSDITQLYTNSKSLTPNLLASAKVRIYDAKKGIDSVCEVSYLYELSESDKEPNWSEASEGMRVDASENEPSGASFAAVPNFVMSAKNFNALEKEFKEFLYRNFKFNTFEAMGIYSKENESKEEFFIRLQDKCNEILEEQTAKLTAKFEKEQKSLQDKLNKALAKLDKEQKDMTTSGLDAAINIGASIFGAIFGNKLLSRQNAGKIASSARSANKVLKERSDVKLSEQSVNDINLAISELEEKFAQECDALKEANDIKNITINETQISPKKSDIYDEKVVLLWR, translated from the coding sequence GTGAAAACCATACAAGAAAATTTAAAACTTTTTTACATCGGACTAAAAGATAAAGAGCCATTTTTTTACAAAAACAAAGACCTAACCACCCACGCGGCAATTATCGGTATGACAGGTAGTGGCAAAACAGGCCTTGGTATCACGCTTTTAGAAGAGGCCTGCATAGACAACATCCCCTCTATCATCATCGATCCAAAGGGCGATATCACAAATTTAGCCCTCACCTTTCCGCAGATGAGAGTGGAGGATTTTTTACCTTATGTCGATGAAGCAGAAGCGGCAAATAAAGGTCAAAGCGTAGAGGAATTTGCTGCCGCTCAGGCCGAGCTTTGGAGAAACGGCATAGAGTCGAGCTTTCAAGACCTTGAGCGCGTAAAAATTTTAAAAGATAGCGCTAGCTTTAATATCTACACGCCAAAAAGCTCAGCTGGCATAGGTGTGGCGCTACTTAGCGACTTTGCCTGCCCAAATATTAGTGACGAAGAAATTTTTAGCAACTATATAAACTCACTCGCAGCGTCGGTGCTATCGCTTATTGGCATGAGTTCAGAGGATATGAGCTCAAAAGAGCAGCTGCTTATCTCCACTATATTTGAGAGCAAATTTAAAGAGCAAAAAGACGTCAGCATCGAAGAACTCATAAATTTCATAGCAAATCCGCCGTTTAAAAAGATAGGCGTTTTTGATGTGGATACCTTCTATCCAAGCAGTGAGCGCCTAAAGCTTGCCATGAAGATAAACGCACTCATCGCAAGCCCAAGCTTTAAGGGCTGGACGCAGGGCGTTAGACTAGAAATTTCAAAGATGCTTTTTGATGAAAACGGCAAAGCAAAGTGCAATATCTTTACGATCTCGCACCTAAATGACGCTGAGAGGATGTTTTTTGTCACACTTTTACTAAACGAGATCATCGCATGGATGCGCGGCACAGAGGGCACTAGCTCACTTAGAGCGATCCTATATATGGATGAAATTTTTGGCTTTTTTCCGCCAAACGCAAATCCGCCGTCAAAAACGCCTATGCTCACGCTCTTAAAACAAGCCCGTGCGTTTGGTTTAGGCTGCGTTTTAAGCACACAAAACCCAGTCGATCTTGACTACAAAGGCCTAAGCAACATCGGCACTTGGTTCATCGGCCGCCTCCAAACAGCGCAGGACAAAGCCCGCGTGATCGACGGGCTAAGCGGCATCGCAGGCTCAAGCTTGGACAAAGCCTCGCTTGAAAATCTCATATCAAATTTAGCCAAAAGAAATTTCTTGCTTAAAAATATAAACGAGGACGGCTTAAACGTCATCTCCACACGCTGGGCACTTAGCTATCTAAAAGGTCCGCTCAGCCGCGAGCAAATTTCAAATTTGATGAAAGATAAAAAAGAAAATTTAAGCAGCCAAAATGTAGATAAAAGTGAGATGAAATTTAGCGCAAAACCTATCATTTCAAGCGATATCACACAGCTCTACACCAACTCAAAAAGCCTCACACCAAATTTACTAGCAAGCGCAAAGGTGAGAATTTATGATGCTAAAAAGGGCATAGACAGCGTTTGTGAGGTAAGCTATCTTTACGAGCTTAGTGAAAGTGACAAAGAGCCAAACTGGAGCGAGGCTAGCGAAGGCATGCGCGTTGATGCGAGCGAAAATGAGCCAAGCGGTGCAAGCTTTGCTGCTGTGCCAAATTTCGTAATGAGCGCTAAGAATTTTAACGCTTTAGAAAAAGAATTTAAAGAGTTTTTATATAGAAATTTCAAATTTAACACCTTTGAGGCGATGGGAATTTACTCAAAAGAAAACGAGTCAAAAGAGGAGTTTTTCATAAGGCTTCAGGATAAGTGCAACGAAATTTTAGAGGAGCAAACCGCAAAGCTCACGGCTAAATTTGAAAAAGAGCAAAAGAGCTTGCAAGATAAGCTAAATAAAGCCCTTGCAAAGCTTGATAAAGAGCAAAAAGATATGACCACAAGCGGCCTTGACGCAGCTATAAATATAGGCGCAAGCATATTTGGAGCGATATTTGGCAACAAGCTCTTATCTCGCCAAAACGCCGGCAAGATCGCATCAAGTGCTAGAAGCGCAAACAAGGTCTTAAAAGAGCGAAGCGACGTCAAGCTTAGCGAGCAAAGCGTAAATGATATAAATTTAGCCATAAGCGAGCTTGAAGAGAAATTTGCACAAGAGTGCGATGCACTAAAAGAGGCAAATGATATTAAAAACATCACGATAAATGAAACGCAAATTTCGCCAAAGAAAAGCGACATCTACGACGAAAAAGTCGTGCTTTTGTGGAGATGA
- the plsY gene encoding glycerol-3-phosphate 1-O-acyltransferase PlsY, with amino-acid sequence MQNLILYAISYLLGSIPSGLILAKIFGHVDIKKEGSKSIGATNVLRVLKQTNPKLAKKLAILTVVCDVLKGVLPLIVASSLGASQSVLWTMAVLSVAGHCFSIFLGFQGGKGVATGAGVLAFFLPVEIIIALVVWFLVGKFLKISSLASLCALIALIASSFIIHPELDEIYTHAPILIIAFLVVYKHIPNIVRLLSGKEQKVV; translated from the coding sequence ATGCAAAATTTAATACTTTATGCCATTAGCTACCTGCTTGGCAGCATCCCATCTGGGCTCATACTAGCAAAAATTTTCGGACATGTTGATATAAAAAAAGAGGGCAGCAAAAGCATAGGTGCGACAAATGTTTTAAGAGTTTTAAAGCAAACTAACCCAAAACTCGCCAAAAAGCTAGCCATTTTAACCGTAGTTTGTGACGTGTTAAAGGGCGTTTTGCCACTCATCGTAGCCTCTTCTCTTGGAGCTAGCCAAAGCGTGCTTTGGACGATGGCAGTTTTAAGTGTGGCAGGGCATTGTTTTTCTATATTTTTAGGCTTTCAAGGCGGCAAAGGCGTGGCAACCGGAGCTGGCGTACTCGCATTTTTCTTACCAGTTGAGATAATAATCGCTCTTGTCGTTTGGTTTTTAGTCGGTAAATTTTTAAAGATAAGCTCTCTAGCATCGCTATGCGCGCTGATAGCTCTCATCGCATCAAGCTTCATCATCCACCCAGAGCTTGATGAAATTTACACTCACGCGCCGATCCTTATCATTGCATTTTTGGTAGTTTATAAGCACATACCAAACATCGTTCGCCTGCTTTCAGGCAAGGAGCAAAAAGTCGTATGA
- a CDS encoding dihydroneopterin aldolase — protein sequence MKSEITTIIKDYKFQTVIGMFDFERVAKQEVKVSLEFRSTSLIDYVLVADFIKEFYNEMKFQSVEESLEATCKALKERFSSLTSLDMEILKTEILPNAIVGAKISTIF from the coding sequence ATGAAAAGTGAAATAACAACGATTATTAAGGATTATAAATTTCAAACCGTCATCGGGATGTTTGACTTTGAGCGAGTTGCAAAGCAAGAAGTAAAAGTAAGCTTAGAATTTCGCTCGACTAGTTTGATTGATTATGTTTTGGTGGCTGATTTTATAAAAGAATTTTACAATGAAATGAAATTTCAAAGCGTAGAAGAGTCACTGGAAGCAACCTGCAAAGCGCTAAAAGAGAGGTTTAGCTCGCTTACTAGCTTGGATATGGAGATTTTAAAAACCGAGATTTTACCAAATGCAATTGTCGGTGCAAAAATCAGCACTATTTTTTAA
- the hsrA gene encoding homeostatic response regulator transcription factor HsrA — protein MRILIVEDEVTLNKTIAEGLQEFGYQTDSSENFKDAEYYIGIRNYDLVLTDWMLQDGDGVDLINIIKHKSPRTSVVVLSAKDDKESEIKALRAGADDYIKKPFDFDILVARLEARLRFGGTNIIKIDELIINPDEEKITYLGRDIELKGKPFEVLTHLARHSDQIVSKEQLLDAIWEEPELVTPNVIEVAINQIRQKMDKPLNISTIETVRRRGYRFCFPKKA, from the coding sequence ATGCGTATTTTAATAGTAGAAGACGAAGTAACGCTAAATAAGACGATTGCAGAGGGGTTGCAAGAGTTTGGTTATCAGACAGATAGCTCTGAAAATTTCAAAGACGCTGAGTACTACATCGGCATCAGAAACTATGACTTAGTTTTAACTGACTGGATGCTTCAAGATGGTGACGGCGTTGATCTTATAAACATTATAAAACATAAATCTCCACGCACTTCAGTTGTAGTTCTTTCTGCAAAAGACGACAAAGAGAGCGAGATAAAAGCACTTAGAGCTGGCGCTGATGACTACATCAAAAAACCATTTGATTTTGACATTTTAGTGGCTAGACTAGAGGCTAGACTACGCTTTGGCGGCACAAATATCATCAAGATAGACGAGCTTATCATCAACCCTGACGAAGAGAAGATCACATATCTTGGCCGCGACATCGAGCTAAAAGGCAAGCCATTTGAGGTACTTACTCACCTTGCAAGACACTCAGATCAAATCGTATCTAAAGAGCAACTACTTGACGCTATCTGGGAAGAGCCAGAGCTCGTAACTCCAAACGTTATCGAGGTTGCTATCAACCAAATCCGCCAAAAAATGGACAAACCGCTAAATATTTCGACAATAGAAACTGTTAGAAGACGCGGATATAGATTTTGCTTTCCCAAAAAAGCTTAA
- a CDS encoding sensor histidine kinase, protein MLIAVVSVMLYHYIRVTVFQSVVNELNQQAADYKNNPQNFNPNNLKTFTIEIPNKTLATVKAGELKGEKPYLVMQKIKDKSITTLTTRLDESSYLVLEKDTSLQSQIVEEIFIDIIIVNVTAILLVLFYALFLSRMLLIPIKILSHKLTNLDEKFLKEIDIKSLPDEFLPLGNSINRLITRIQTFVLYQKELFVGVAHELKTPLAVMKTKNEVTLLKPRESEKYIEALKSNNEAINGMNAMIGSVLEIGRQEGAQFEEPVNTDVIAFLKKLGKNYEVLAKGEEKNLALNLKPEIFNLNIQTSLLTHIVQNFVQNAIKFSPKNSTITISSRVEKSKFIIEVTDEGVGIDESKDLFAPFKRYGDKGGAGLGLFLAKGTAQALGAEISIKNRENTNGAVASLVLNLKG, encoded by the coding sequence ATGCTAATTGCCGTTGTTTCGGTGATGCTCTATCACTACATAAGAGTTACCGTTTTTCAAAGCGTAGTTAATGAACTAAATCAGCAAGCAGCAGACTACAAAAACAATCCACAAAATTTCAATCCTAACAATCTAAAAACTTTCACTATAGAAATCCCAAACAAAACTCTAGCCACCGTAAAAGCAGGAGAGCTTAAAGGTGAGAAGCCCTACCTTGTGATGCAAAAGATAAAAGATAAGAGCATAACCACTCTAACAACAAGGCTAGATGAAAGCAGCTACTTAGTCCTCGAAAAGGATACCTCACTTCAAAGCCAGATAGTCGAAGAAATTTTTATAGATATTATAATCGTAAACGTCACAGCGATACTTTTGGTGCTATTTTATGCACTATTTTTATCAAGAATGCTTTTAATACCTATAAAAATTTTAAGTCACAAGCTTACAAATTTAGATGAGAAATTTCTAAAAGAGATCGATATCAAAAGCTTGCCAGACGAGTTTTTACCACTTGGTAATAGCATAAATAGGCTAATTACTCGCATACAAACTTTTGTCTTATACCAAAAAGAGCTCTTTGTAGGCGTTGCACACGAGCTAAAAACTCCACTTGCCGTCATGAAAACCAAAAACGAAGTGACACTTTTAAAACCACGCGAGAGTGAAAAATACATAGAAGCGCTAAAATCAAACAACGAAGCGATCAACGGCATGAACGCTATGATAGGCTCGGTCCTTGAGATAGGTCGTCAAGAGGGCGCGCAGTTTGAAGAGCCGGTAAATACCGACGTGATCGCATTTTTGAAAAAACTAGGCAAAAACTACGAGGTGCTCGCAAAAGGTGAAGAAAAAAATCTCGCACTCAATCTAAAACCTGAAATTTTTAACCTAAATATCCAAACTAGCCTACTAACTCACATCGTGCAAAATTTCGTCCAAAATGCTATCAAATTTTCTCCAAAAAATAGCACGATTACGATTAGCTCAAGGGTTGAAAAGAGCAAATTTATCATTGAAGTAACCGACGAGGGAGTGGGTATAGACGAGAGCAAGGACTTGTTTGCTCCATTTAAAAGATACGGCGACAAAGGTGGTGCTGGACTTGGACTATTTCTCGCAAAGGGCACAGCACAGGCACTTGGCGCTGAGATATCTATCAAGAATAGAGAGAACACAAACGGAGCAGTTGCAAGCCTCGTTTTAAATTTAAAAGGATAA
- a CDS encoding Ppx/GppA phosphatase family protein: MAKRTAVIDLGSNSMRMAIFERTSRLAFFILAEYKTKVRLGEGGYGSNNEISEASMQKAIKAFGEFDNIIKSYKCSKVLCVGTSALRDAPNSGVLISLLRKKLGINLKVIDGKEEATFGAIAAKNLLHNLAECVTIDIGGGSTELARISNGKIVDVLSLDIGTVRLKELFFDKKNLNKLPKFLAQITAQIDERFKCPNLIAIGGSLRAISSAIMSKNLYPLSSLHGFCYKLSDEQAYIESIANISVLELNKFPIKKDRYDTIREGAHIFLALTKALNAKNVITSGVGVREGVFLKDFLRPSLKFPENFNPSVKSLQDRFILSCNKAVARYAKDIFVALKKLHGLNEGYLETLLIAAKLHNVGQEIGFYGDHKNSAYIILNALNYGFSHEQKALIAAVIGTNGKKNIYEFERYKNLLPKAECVRWLSFILALAKALDITCEKLNLSFEFSGHTLKIEGAKEFAMAKEEIKKIAKPEIFAISFV, encoded by the coding sequence ATGGCAAAGAGAACCGCAGTGATCGATCTTGGCTCAAATTCTATGCGTATGGCGATATTTGAGCGCACGTCACGCTTAGCATTTTTTATACTAGCTGAATACAAAACCAAAGTGCGACTAGGCGAAGGCGGATACGGCTCAAACAACGAAATTTCAGAAGCTTCAATGCAAAAAGCGATCAAAGCTTTTGGCGAATTTGATAACATCATAAAAAGCTACAAATGCTCCAAAGTCCTATGTGTCGGCACTTCAGCGCTTAGAGATGCTCCAAACTCAGGCGTTTTGATCTCTCTTTTAAGAAAAAAACTTGGCATAAATTTAAAAGTGATTGACGGCAAAGAAGAGGCTACTTTTGGAGCGATAGCGGCTAAAAATTTGCTTCACAATCTAGCCGAGTGCGTCACTATCGACATCGGCGGAGGCTCGACCGAACTTGCTAGGATAAGCAACGGCAAGATAGTCGATGTCCTCTCGCTTGATATAGGCACAGTGAGGCTAAAAGAGCTATTTTTTGATAAGAAAAATTTAAACAAACTACCAAAATTTCTGGCGCAGATCACGGCGCAGATAGATGAGCGATTTAAGTGCCCAAATTTAATAGCGATTGGTGGATCTTTAAGAGCGATATCATCGGCCATAATGAGCAAAAATTTATATCCGCTCTCATCACTGCATGGCTTTTGCTACAAGCTTAGCGACGAGCAAGCCTACATCGAGAGCATCGCAAACATTAGCGTGCTTGAACTAAATAAATTCCCTATAAAAAAAGATAGATATGACACCATCAGAGAAGGCGCACATATATTTTTAGCCCTTACCAAGGCGCTAAATGCCAAAAACGTCATCACAAGTGGCGTTGGCGTAAGAGAGGGCGTCTTTTTAAAAGACTTTTTGCGTCCAAGCCTTAAATTTCCAGAAAATTTTAACCCAAGCGTTAAAAGCCTACAAGATCGCTTCATCCTCTCTTGCAACAAAGCCGTGGCAAGATATGCAAAGGATATCTTTGTGGCGCTTAAAAAGCTTCATGGGCTAAATGAGGGCTATCTTGAGACGCTGCTAATTGCTGCAAAGCTCCACAACGTCGGTCAAGAGATAGGCTTTTACGGCGATCACAAAAACTCAGCCTATATCATACTAAATGCCCTAAACTACGGCTTCTCACACGAGCAAAAGGCACTAATAGCCGCAGTCATCGGCACAAATGGCAAGAAAAATATTTATGAGTTTGAAAGGTATAAAAATTTATTACCAAAGGCTGAGTGTGTAAGGTGGCTAAGCTTCATCCTTGCGCTAGCCAAGGCACTTGATATAACCTGTGAGAAGCTAAATTTAAGCTTTGAGTTTAGCGGCCACACACTAAAAATAGAGGGCGCAAAAGAATTTGCCATGGCAAAAGAAGAGATAAAAAAGATCGCAAAACCTGAAATTTTTGCCATTTCGTTTGTATAG
- a CDS encoding excinuclease ABC subunit A has translation MKFILFFVLFATQIFASNLLTYNIYERTDRVDIMLSFDAPYEGNIFQKREKDTTSLILNSLSYDQSASKDINSKIIQELDIEPKQNSLVLNLRSNDAIIVNASKTTDSFGLRIRVTLKNTKTQVQNMPQASAKIETASTPKAENEPMVNIDSRYFIVLSVLIALLIFLYVFKRYITSKSSDFSGFKTPQNQPQNDTKSMNWLLKNQSSGVNIIYEKYLDRTNKLMLLSYENRRYLVIVGSSNVMLDSFGEEKIQNEQDFAVFFEENKKKLGSFLQERQNSLNNYKDKMSGEF, from the coding sequence ATGAAATTTATACTATTTTTTGTGCTTTTTGCTACGCAGATATTTGCCTCAAACTTGCTAACATACAATATCTATGAGCGCACCGATAGGGTCGATATCATGCTTAGCTTTGATGCGCCTTACGAGGGCAATATCTTTCAAAAGCGTGAAAAAGACACAACCTCTTTGATACTAAATTCTCTAAGCTACGATCAAAGCGCGAGCAAGGATATAAACTCAAAGATCATTCAAGAGCTAGATATTGAGCCAAAACAAAACTCTTTAGTTTTAAATTTACGCTCAAATGACGCTATCATCGTAAATGCATCAAAGACAACTGATAGCTTCGGGCTTCGCATCCGCGTAACACTAAAAAACACAAAAACGCAGGTGCAAAATATGCCACAAGCTAGCGCAAAGATAGAAACTGCTAGCACGCCAAAGGCAGAAAATGAACCTATGGTTAATATTGATTCGAGATACTTCATCGTCCTAAGTGTGCTCATCGCGCTTCTTATATTTTTGTATGTTTTTAAAAGATATATCACTTCAAAAAGTAGTGATTTTAGCGGATTTAAAACGCCACAAAATCAGCCACAAAACGACACAAAGTCGATGAACTGGCTGCTTAAAAATCAAAGTAGTGGCGTCAATATCATCTATGAAAAATATCTTGACCGCACAAACAAGCTAATGCTTCTAAGCTACGAAAATAGGCGCTATCTAGTGATAGTTGGCAGCTCAAATGTCATGCTTGATAGCTTTGGCGAAGAGAAGATACAAAATGAGCAGGACTTTGCTGTTTTCTTTGAAGAAAATAAGAAAAAACTTGGCTCATTTTTACAAGAGCGCCAAAATAGCCTAAATAACTACAAAGATAAAATGAGCGGGGAATTTTAG
- the fliN gene encoding flagellar motor switch protein FliN — translation MNDEGAIETLEQLGLFKSYDELMDISVDFIAELGTTTVSINELLKFEAGSVIDLEKPAGESVELYINNRIFGKGEVMVYEKNLAIRINEILDSKSVIQYFKKELL, via the coding sequence ATGAACGACGAAGGTGCGATAGAGACACTAGAACAGCTAGGGCTTTTTAAGAGCTATGATGAGCTTATGGATATAAGCGTTGATTTTATAGCTGAGCTAGGAACTACCACAGTTAGCATAAATGAGCTTTTGAAATTTGAAGCTGGCTCGGTCATAGACCTCGAAAAACCAGCTGGCGAGAGCGTGGAGCTATATATAAATAATAGAATTTTTGGAAAAGGCGAAGTAATGGTTTATGAGAAAAATTTAGCCATCAGGATAAATGAAATTTTGGACTCAAAGTCAGTTATTCAGTACTTCAAAAAAGAACTTTTATGA
- a CDS encoding chemotaxis protein CheX, translating into MRKVIDEATSYLCKDTLGLDLEFGKSLGKGFYGASIPVYKGKSEYQFYLFFKKDTLKIFMNAFFGHEDVDGGDLDDLCKEIANQIIGKAKNLLNEKEPNAYKLGTPEFLGEVENFGIKLKEKFIYKIKNRTFQIGYKIQ; encoded by the coding sequence ATGAGAAAAGTTATAGATGAAGCCACAAGCTATCTTTGCAAGGATACTTTGGGGTTGGATTTAGAGTTTGGCAAGAGCCTTGGTAAAGGATTTTACGGGGCTAGCATACCAGTTTATAAGGGCAAAAGCGAGTATCAGTTTTATCTATTTTTTAAAAAAGATACTTTAAAAATTTTCATGAATGCCTTTTTTGGTCACGAAGATGTTGATGGTGGCGATCTGGACGATCTTTGCAAAGAGATAGCCAATCAGATCATCGGCAAGGCTAAAAATCTGCTAAATGAAAAAGAGCCAAATGCTTATAAACTCGGAACGCCTGAATTTTTGGGCGAGGTTGAGAATTTTGGCATAAAGCTAAAAGAGAAATTTATATATAAGATAAAAAATAGAACATTTCAAATAGGCTACAAGATACAATGA
- the trpA gene encoding tryptophan synthase subunit alpha — protein MDKVRSAFNGKKANIGYIVAGYPSLEKTKEFLENLDESTLDLLEIGIPYSDPLADGKLIAQASFETAQSGVNTDVVFDMLEGCKAKVTKPLVFLVYYNIIFAYGVDKFLKRSREAGVSGFIVPDLPCEECEEFALKCKELNLCLVPLISVTSGGRADEILKFGSGFIYVLGAIGVSGSKRADEDRIKNLVLELKKKSDLPVAVGFGIKNKDDVSEVKKYADAAIIGTQIVKLCAKFSGKELVKEVDKLF, from the coding sequence ATGGATAAGGTTAGAAGCGCATTTAACGGCAAAAAGGCAAACATTGGCTATATCGTGGCTGGATATCCAAGCTTAGAAAAAACTAAAGAATTTTTAGAAAATTTGGATGAGAGCACGCTTGATCTGCTTGAGATCGGTATCCCTTACTCTGACCCGCTAGCTGATGGCAAACTCATCGCGCAAGCTAGCTTTGAGACAGCTCAAAGTGGCGTAAATACCGACGTTGTCTTTGACATGCTTGAAGGCTGCAAGGCAAAAGTGACAAAGCCACTTGTTTTTCTAGTTTATTACAACATCATCTTTGCTTATGGCGTTGATAAATTTCTAAAAAGATCACGCGAGGCCGGAGTGAGCGGCTTTATCGTGCCAGATCTGCCTTGTGAGGAGTGCGAGGAATTTGCTCTAAAGTGCAAGGAGCTAAATTTATGCCTTGTGCCACTTATCAGCGTCACTTCTGGGGGCAGAGCGGATGAGATATTAAAATTTGGCTCAGGATTTATCTACGTGCTAGGTGCTATCGGCGTTAGCGGTTCAAAAAGAGCTGATGAAGATAGGATAAAAAATTTAGTCTTAGAGCTTAAGAAAAAGAGCGATCTACCAGTGGCTGTGGGTTTTGGCATCAAAAACAAAGATGATGTTAGCGAAGTGAAAAAATATGCTGACGCTGCGATCATAGGCACGCAAATAGTCAAACTTTGCGCCAAATTTAGTGGAAAAGAGCTAGTTAAAGAGGTCGATAAACTCTTTTAA